In Caretta caretta isolate rCarCar2 chromosome 20, rCarCar1.hap1, whole genome shotgun sequence, a single window of DNA contains:
- the LOC142069699 gene encoding maestro heat-like repeat-containing protein family member 2B, giving the protein MAPICSQTIPVRQSWLTLLLHLQDPNPRVSVECRATFHLCVPFLGLKRLQTAVNEHLDGTAELKPEELQVDICRHLAKENAELLENLYKSTIMYFFSRWEEIRAVAAKLAGIILEHTDRQRMKWLNLDHLLMSLQFLKKDPSPSVQLVATEVLNDICPGRVLGE; this is encoded by the exons atggcaccaa tctgtTCTCAGACTAtcccg GTTCGACAGAGCTGgctcacacttctgctgcacctgcaagacccgaaccccagggtttcagtg gaatgcagagctacgtttcacctctgtgtcccgtttttgggactgaagaggctccaaactgccgtgaatgaacaccttgatggcacagccgagctgaagcctgaagagctccaggtggacatttgcagacacctt gccaaagagaatgccgagctgctggagaacttgtacaaaagcaccatcatgtacttctttagcagatgggaagagatccgggcagttgcagccaagttagctg gcatcatcctggaacacacagacaggcagcgtatgaaatggctgaacctggaccatctgctgatgt ctctccagttcctcaagaaagacccaagtccctctgtccagctggtggcaactgaggtcctaaatgacatctgtcctggccgagtgcttggggaatga